The DNA sequence GATCTCATCCGCCATGTCGAGATCGATCTGGAAGTCGATTTTATCAAGATCTCCAGCTATGGCAATGCCAAGGTCAGCTCCGGCGTCGTGCGGATGCTCAAGGACATCAATGCCGAGGTCAAGGGACGAGATATCCTTCTGGTGGAGGACATTGTCGATACCGGCGGCTCGATCAAGTTCCTGCACGAAAAGTTCATGGCTCTTGAGCCCGCTTCGCTCCGTTTCGTGACCCTGTTGATCAAGCCGGAAAATGTCGAAACCGACATCCCGATCGATTACGTCGGTTTCAGTATCCCCAATGAATTTGTCGTCGGCTATGGGCTTGATTATAAACAGATCCTGCGCAACCTGCCGGCGGTCTATGTGATGGATTAACCGAGGTACCTCTCTTGTCCTACCCTGATGATAAAAAGAGCAGCAACCTGAACCAGAACGAGCCGGGCGATGGCGGCCGTCCGTCGCGCCGGCCCAATCCGCAGCCGCGGCGTTCCGGCGGCCCCCAGCGCAACCAGCCTGACGGCCCGCAATGGGGACGGATGGTGCGGCCTCTGGTGATCTGGATGGGGCTGATTTTTCTCGCCCTGGCGATTTCGCAGCAATTTGCCAAACAAACCCCCAAGGCGCGGACGCTCACCTATGACAGCTTCAAGCAATATCTCGAAGCAGGCAAGATCGAATCAATCACGGTCGAGGAGAATACCGTCCACGGCCAGCTGCGGGCCAGTGCCGCCCTCGAGGGGCAGCGTGCCTTCCAGGTGATCCTGCCGCCGCGGGCCAACCTCGAGACCTTCGACGAGTGGATCAAGAAGTATGAGGTCGAAATCCTTTTCAAGGAGAGCGGGCCGAGCATCTGGGGCTCGCTGATCTATATTTTGCCGTGGGTGCTCTTCATCGGCATCTGGATTTTTTTCATGCGCCGGATGCAGGGCGCCAATAACAAGGGTATCTTCGCCTTTGGCAAATCCCGGGCGCGGATGTGGACCGACAACATGCCGCACGTGACCTTTGCCGACGTGGCAGGGGCCGATGAGGCCAAACAGGAACTGCGCGAGATCATCGAGTTTCTGCGCGAGCCGGAGAAATTCCAGCGCCTGGGCGGCAAGATCCCCAAAGGCGCCCTGCTGCTCGGGCCTCCGGGCACGGGCAAAACCCTTCTGGCCAAGGCTGTGGCCGG is a window from the bacterium genome containing:
- the hpt gene encoding hypoxanthine phosphoribosyltransferase, which translates into the protein MERSEFEKVVYDGGFRTLLSRETIMARIAEMGRQITEAYRGKQPIMIGVLNGAFLFMADLIRHVEIDLEVDFIKISSYGNAKVSSGVVRMLKDINAEVKGRDILLVEDIVDTGGSIKFLHEKFMALEPASLRFVTLLIKPENVETDIPIDYVGFSIPNEFVVGYGLDYKQILRNLPAVYVMD